In one window of Chryseobacterium sp. JV274 DNA:
- a CDS encoding membrane-binding protein, which translates to MKKLFTSALLALVLSINVYAQEKTYFDENWEKTTQDKMEYYRETTPKGKLTLIKDFYKDGKLQMEGLASDATPNSEVFDGKVVWYTPEGKIMSTVTYSNGKQVGDSQSYDDKGRITEDMVYKADGNFTGKMVSYKDPENESFYNTITNYENSLPIKTIIYDDDIKGIRYETTSDKDGNYETKYYGEKGKLIGTSPSGSGEGLQVDYYPNPMRISKIEKTKSDGSIKESIIYAKNGQLLQEQKRNKKDGYKTTYDESGKKIGHLIYKYDKENDIYQPTEGEDYQLNYDYALISSIDVYKNGSIITSKYFDEEGKLSSEKILKDDVTQEIKYYSPDGKLKSTLTYKDEMPYNGTAYEGFTETQYKEGVLVNTKIYTEEKKLKSEKKLNSKQTAYDATIYDNKGILLYTYNQPLSEDGDNDYFFTAQIVQYVKGKPANKSSVKAGILQSGKIKFNTLNGVKELERNGKWVLLKLYSTDGRLLQETKILADIPDEYASTENPAALSEDDLYLD; encoded by the coding sequence ATGAAAAAATTATTTACCTCAGCATTACTTGCCCTGGTACTCAGCATCAATGTGTATGCACAAGAAAAAACATATTTTGATGAAAATTGGGAAAAAACCACTCAGGATAAAATGGAATATTACCGTGAAACGACTCCTAAAGGCAAACTCACCCTTATCAAAGATTTTTATAAGGACGGAAAACTTCAAATGGAAGGACTTGCTTCTGATGCAACTCCCAACAGTGAAGTTTTTGACGGAAAAGTAGTCTGGTACACTCCTGAAGGAAAGATCATGAGTACCGTAACTTATTCTAACGGAAAGCAGGTGGGAGATTCTCAGTCTTATGATGATAAAGGCCGGATTACAGAAGATATGGTCTACAAAGCTGACGGTAACTTTACTGGAAAAATGGTGTCATACAAGGATCCTGAAAATGAATCTTTTTATAACACGATAACCAATTATGAAAATTCTCTGCCCATAAAGACCATTATTTATGATGATGATATTAAAGGAATCAGATATGAAACCACTTCTGACAAAGACGGTAATTATGAGACTAAATATTACGGTGAGAAAGGGAAACTTATTGGTACATCTCCTTCGGGTTCAGGAGAGGGACTGCAGGTAGATTATTATCCGAATCCAATGAGGATTTCGAAAATCGAAAAAACTAAAAGTGACGGCAGTATAAAGGAAAGTATCATCTATGCTAAAAATGGACAGCTGCTTCAGGAACAGAAGAGAAACAAAAAAGACGGTTATAAAACCACTTATGATGAATCCGGTAAAAAAATAGGCCACCTTATTTATAAGTACGATAAAGAGAATGATATTTACCAGCCGACAGAGGGTGAAGATTATCAGCTTAATTATGATTATGCACTGATATCTTCTATTGATGTATATAAAAACGGCTCAATCATCACCAGTAAATATTTTGACGAAGAAGGAAAATTATCATCTGAGAAAATTTTAAAAGACGATGTTACCCAGGAGATTAAATATTATTCTCCGGATGGAAAACTGAAATCTACCTTAACCTATAAAGATGAAATGCCTTATAATGGTACAGCCTATGAAGGATTTACCGAAACTCAATATAAGGAAGGCGTTTTAGTGAATACTAAAATATATACTGAAGAGAAAAAGCTGAAATCTGAGAAGAAATTAAATTCTAAACAAACAGCTTACGACGCCACTATCTATGATAATAAAGGTATTCTCTTATACACTTACAACCAGCCTTTGAGTGAAGACGGAGATAATGATTACTTTTTCACAGCACAAATTGTACAGTATGTAAAAGGGAAACCCGCCAATAAATCTTCTGTAAAAGCAGGTATCTTACAAAGCGGAAAAATAAAGTTCAACACCTTAAACGGAGTTAAAGAACTTGAACGCAATGGAAAATGGGTACTCTTAAAACTTTACAGTACGGATGGAAGGCTTCTTCAGGAAACCAAAATACTGGCTGATATTCCGGACGAATATGCTTCTACCGAAAATCCGGCGGCATTAAGCGAAGATGATCTATATTTAGACTAA
- a CDS encoding CoA transferase subunit A, which yields MIDKRVKNAKEAIEGIQDGMTLMLGGFGLCGIPENSINALVESDVKDLTCISNNAGVDDFGLGLLLHKRQIKKMISSYVGENAEFERQMLSGELDVELTPQGTLAEKCRAAQAGIPAFYTPAGYGTEVAEGKEVKEFKGKPHILEHAYEADYSIVKAWKGDHAGNLIFKGSARNFNHPMAGAAKITIAEVEELVEPGQLDPNEIHIPGIMIQRIFQGEKFEKRIEQRTVRTKE from the coding sequence ATGATAGATAAAAGAGTAAAAAATGCAAAGGAGGCCATCGAAGGAATTCAGGATGGAATGACACTGATGCTTGGCGGATTCGGACTTTGCGGTATCCCGGAAAACTCAATCAATGCTTTGGTAGAAAGTGATGTGAAAGATCTGACTTGTATTTCAAACAATGCAGGAGTAGATGATTTCGGATTAGGATTACTGCTTCACAAAAGACAGATCAAGAAAATGATCTCTTCTTATGTAGGAGAAAATGCTGAATTTGAAAGACAGATGCTTTCAGGTGAGCTGGATGTAGAACTTACTCCACAAGGGACCTTAGCTGAAAAATGCAGAGCTGCCCAGGCGGGAATTCCTGCTTTTTATACTCCTGCAGGATACGGAACTGAAGTAGCAGAAGGAAAAGAAGTAAAAGAATTCAAAGGGAAACCTCACATCCTGGAGCATGCTTACGAAGCAGACTATTCTATCGTAAAAGCATGGAAAGGAGACCACGCCGGAAACCTTATCTTCAAAGGATCTGCAAGAAATTTCAATCATCCTATGGCAGGAGCTGCGAAGATCACGATTGCTGAAGTAGAAGAACTGGTAGAACCGGGACAATTGGATCCCAACGAAATTCATATTCCGGGAATCATGATTCAAAGAATTTTCCAGGGAGAAAAATTTGAAAAAAGAATTGAGCAGAGAACAGTAAGAACTAAAGAATAA
- a CDS encoding ABC transporter ATP-binding protein has translation MKILFKYLKPYQWLILISLFLATINQVFSLFAPAITGNILDQLVTHPNFFDKEKLLPRNLNEYLYGSTVYHGAFYFLGLLIGTAMVSRIAKAFQDYVVSVITQKFGAKIFTDGLRHSMALPFQEFEDQRSGETLSILTKVREDTVKFITNFINIFFGILVSIIFVSVYAIRLHWSIMPVYISGIFFIAIVTNLLSKRIKVIQKNIVTETTALAGSTTESLRNIEIVKSLGLTNQEVIRLNNNTYKILGLELRKVKSIRSLSFIQGTMVNFLQQMITLTLLYLIFKNIVTPGQYLSLMFYGFFIFGPMQEIGNIIISYREAEASLQNFDRLMKKEVEEKPLHPKQIGAIEELEFKHVSFKHQSAQYKALNNISFDLKNGETIAFVGPSGSGKSTLVKLLVGLYRPQEGNIFYNGINGKEFDFDELRNQIGFVTQDTQLFAGTIKENLLFVNPSATEEELAVALQKSSCTALLERAEKGIETVIGEGGLKLSGGEKQRIAIARALLRKPHLLIFDEATSALDSITEEEITTTIKDISKEREQITVLIAHRLSTIMHADKIYVLERGQVVETGSHSNLIAEKGLYYAMWRQQIGERKTLNPQA, from the coding sequence ATGAAAATACTTTTTAAATATCTTAAACCTTATCAGTGGCTGATTCTCATTTCTTTATTTTTGGCTACTATTAATCAGGTTTTCTCTTTATTTGCGCCGGCTATTACAGGAAATATCCTGGATCAGCTGGTTACTCACCCTAATTTTTTTGATAAAGAAAAACTGCTGCCCAGAAATCTTAACGAATATCTCTACGGCAGCACAGTATACCATGGCGCATTTTATTTTCTAGGGTTACTTATCGGAACGGCCATGGTAAGTAGAATTGCAAAAGCTTTTCAGGATTATGTAGTAAGTGTGATTACCCAAAAATTTGGAGCAAAAATATTCACAGATGGTCTTCGACATTCCATGGCGTTGCCTTTTCAGGAGTTTGAAGATCAGAGAAGTGGTGAAACCTTGTCTATTTTAACGAAAGTAAGAGAAGATACGGTAAAATTCATTACTAATTTCATCAATATTTTCTTCGGAATTCTGGTGAGTATTATCTTCGTTTCAGTATATGCGATCCGTTTACACTGGTCTATTATGCCGGTTTATATCTCTGGAATTTTCTTTATTGCTATTGTCACCAATTTATTGAGTAAGAGAATAAAAGTAATTCAGAAAAACATTGTTACTGAAACAACAGCGTTAGCCGGAAGTACTACAGAAAGTTTAAGAAATATTGAGATTGTTAAAAGTTTAGGATTAACCAATCAGGAAGTAATCCGTTTAAATAACAATACCTATAAAATCCTTGGTCTTGAATTGAGAAAGGTAAAAAGCATCCGTTCTTTAAGTTTTATCCAGGGAACGATGGTGAATTTTCTCCAGCAAATGATTACCCTGACTTTATTGTATTTAATTTTTAAAAATATTGTGACTCCAGGGCAGTATCTGTCTCTGATGTTTTATGGTTTCTTTATTTTCGGGCCTATGCAGGAAATCGGGAACATCATTATTTCTTACCGTGAAGCAGAAGCTTCTCTTCAGAATTTTGACCGTTTAATGAAAAAAGAAGTAGAAGAAAAGCCTCTTCATCCAAAACAAATTGGCGCTATTGAAGAGCTGGAATTCAAACATGTTTCTTTCAAACATCAGTCTGCTCAGTATAAAGCCTTGAATAATATCTCTTTTGATCTTAAAAACGGAGAAACTATTGCTTTTGTAGGGCCTAGCGGTTCCGGAAAAAGTACATTGGTAAAACTGCTGGTTGGACTGTACAGACCTCAGGAAGGGAATATTTTTTACAATGGAATTAATGGAAAGGAGTTTGATTTTGATGAACTGAGAAATCAAATTGGTTTTGTAACGCAGGATACCCAGTTATTTGCAGGAACTATTAAAGAAAACCTTCTTTTCGTAAATCCTTCAGCTACTGAAGAGGAACTGGCTGTTGCTTTACAGAAATCGAGCTGTACAGCATTGCTGGAAAGGGCTGAAAAAGGAATTGAAACCGTTATTGGTGAAGGCGGTCTGAAGCTGAGTGGCGGTGAAAAGCAAAGAATTGCCATTGCAAGGGCGCTTTTAAGAAAACCTCATCTGCTGATATTTGATGAAGCTACTTCTGCGTTGGACAGTATTACTGAAGAAGAAATTACTACAACCATTAAGGACATATCAAAAGAGAGAGAACAAATTACAGTACTTATTGCACATCGTTTAAGTACAATTATGCATGCTGATAAAATCTATGTTCTTGAACGTGGGCAGGTAGTGGAAACAGGCTCCCACAGCAATCTGATTGCCGAAAAAGGCCTTTATTACGCCATGTGGAGACAACAAATCGGAGAAAGAAAAACACTGAATCCTCAAGCATAA
- a CDS encoding CoA transferase subunit B, whose amino-acid sequence MLTKEQIAKRISKELKDRYYVNLGIGIPTLVANYVPEGISVEFQSENGVLGMGPFPFAGEEDADIINAGKQTITILEGGSFFDSAFSFGMIRGQKVDLTILGAMEVSENGDIANWKIPGKMVKGMGGAMDLVASAENIIVAMMHVNKAGESKILKKCTLPLTGVNCVKKVVTELAVLDVTPEGFKLVERAPGVSVEDIIKATEADLIIEGEIPEMQF is encoded by the coding sequence ATGCTTACAAAAGAACAAATTGCCAAAAGAATTTCAAAAGAACTGAAAGATCGTTATTATGTAAACCTGGGAATTGGGATTCCTACTTTGGTTGCCAACTATGTTCCGGAAGGTATTTCCGTAGAATTCCAGAGTGAGAACGGAGTTTTGGGGATGGGGCCTTTCCCTTTCGCAGGAGAAGAGGATGCTGATATCATCAATGCCGGAAAACAAACCATTACTATTTTAGAAGGAGGTTCATTCTTTGATTCTGCATTCAGTTTCGGGATGATTCGTGGTCAGAAAGTAGACCTTACTATCCTTGGAGCCATGGAGGTTTCAGAAAACGGAGATATTGCCAACTGGAAAATCCCCGGAAAAATGGTGAAAGGAATGGGAGGTGCTATGGACCTTGTAGCTTCTGCTGAAAATATTATTGTTGCAATGATGCACGTGAACAAAGCGGGAGAAAGCAAAATCCTTAAGAAATGTACTCTTCCTTTAACAGGAGTCAACTGTGTAAAAAAAGTGGTTACTGAATTAGCTGTTCTGGATGTAACTCCGGAAGGTTTCAAACTCGTGGAAAGAGCACCGGGAGTTTCAGTAGAAGATATTATTAAAGCTACAGAAGCAGATCTGATCATTGAAGGTGAAATTCCTGAAATGCAGTTCTAA
- a CDS encoding DUF4197 domain-containing protein has translation MKKNIFLAAGLLFSMSTQAQIFDIIKSAVKDKTGVDLNAPVKTNGTKTTTTTTSSQTNNSSANLGNLTSTQISSGLKEALSMGVTDGVKKLAITDGFFKNEAVKILMPEKLRKIDTTLRSIGMGSLADEGVKLLNRAAEDAVTEAAPIFTSAITSMTITDAKNILLGSNNAATSYLQGKTQSQLFSAFQPKVKASLGKVGADTLWKNLISKYNTFTGQSVTTDLNEYVTTETINGVFKMVADKESGIRNTPAMRTTSILQKVFRAQDGK, from the coding sequence ATGAAAAAAAACATTTTTCTGGCAGCCGGATTATTATTCTCAATGTCAACACAGGCACAGATTTTCGATATCATAAAATCTGCCGTTAAAGATAAAACAGGTGTAGATCTGAATGCTCCGGTAAAAACTAACGGTACTAAAACCACTACCACCACAACTTCCAGTCAGACTAATAATTCATCTGCCAATCTTGGAAACCTTACTTCTACCCAGATTTCTTCAGGTTTAAAAGAAGCTTTAAGCATGGGGGTAACGGACGGAGTCAAAAAACTGGCGATTACAGATGGTTTTTTTAAAAATGAAGCGGTAAAAATTTTAATGCCTGAAAAATTAAGAAAGATCGACACTACTTTACGTTCCATCGGTATGGGAAGCCTTGCTGATGAAGGTGTGAAATTATTAAACAGAGCTGCTGAAGATGCCGTAACGGAAGCTGCTCCTATTTTCACCAGCGCTATTACCTCTATGACCATTACGGATGCCAAGAATATTTTATTGGGCAGTAATAACGCAGCAACAAGTTATCTTCAGGGAAAAACCCAATCTCAGCTGTTCAGTGCTTTTCAGCCTAAAGTAAAGGCTTCATTAGGAAAAGTAGGTGCCGATACGCTTTGGAAAAATCTGATTTCAAAATATAATACTTTTACGGGACAGTCTGTAACAACAGATCTTAACGAATATGTTACTACAGAAACCATCAACGGCGTATTCAAAATGGTAGCCGATAAAGAAAGCGGAATCAGAAATACACCTGCAATGAGGACGACAAGCATTTTGCAGAAGGTATTTCGGGCTCAGGATGGGAAATAA
- a CDS encoding family 20 glycosylhydrolase: MIRTFLVFFVLISNVILAQNKLNLIPYPQKVESLQGEFIIPEKFVLSGDLPKEETEYFKKRIGSQLEFQYAQKSGGIHLTSSMIPPLSPADAEQKKEYYSIEISPNQIHVKSYTKQGYFLALQTLVQIIEQFKETKKIPAMKIEDQPKFAWRGMHLDVCRHFFTVDEVKQYIDYLAMYKLNTFHWHLTDDQGWRIEIKKYPKLTQIGSKRKESMIGAYVDNTFDGKPYGPYFYTQEQIKEVVKYAQDRHIIVVPEIEMPGHALAALSAYPELACTKGPFEAATKWGVFDDVFCPKDETFTFLENVLDEVMKLFPSKYIHIGGDECPKTRWKECAHCQELIKKNNLKDEHGLQSYFIHRIEKYVNSKGRKIIGWDEILEGGLAPNAAVMSWTGVNGGIEAAKSKHFAVMTPGAYCYFDHYQGDPQSEPNAFGGFTPLDKVYSYNPIPSELNAEQAKYIMGVQANLWTEYILDFKQVQYMIFPRLMALSEVGWGTSDPKNYKEFENRVINQFKVLDKMKVNYAKSIYNITGKVIPSNNGIAYELSTSQNSSGIRYTLDGTDPSINSKTYQNAVQIPNSLTIKSAYFEDGQLKSAVSTQQFTISKTTGKSISLEQQPSENYSFGGAFTLVDGIIGNVKQLGKTWLGFQGKDVVATIDFGQKTAFSEVYFNTLENKGSWIHLARSAKIFVSDDGKNFKMIKEIAAAEIQNAKGKIKLNVGTQNAKFLKVSIENAGIIPAGNPGADSKAWLFVDEIGVN, from the coding sequence ATGATACGGACTTTTTTAGTATTTTTTGTATTGATTTCAAACGTGATTTTAGCCCAAAATAAATTGAATCTAATCCCTTACCCTCAAAAAGTTGAATCTTTACAGGGAGAATTTATCATTCCTGAAAAATTCGTATTAAGTGGTGATCTGCCAAAAGAGGAAACAGAATATTTCAAAAAAAGGATAGGATCTCAGTTAGAATTTCAATATGCTCAGAAGAGTGGTGGTATTCATTTAACGAGTTCTATGATTCCTCCGCTTTCTCCGGCAGATGCTGAACAGAAAAAAGAATATTACTCAATAGAAATTTCTCCAAACCAAATTCATGTAAAGTCTTATACCAAGCAAGGATATTTTCTGGCTCTTCAAACTTTAGTTCAGATTATTGAGCAGTTTAAAGAAACAAAAAAAATTCCGGCAATGAAGATTGAAGATCAGCCGAAGTTTGCCTGGAGAGGAATGCATCTGGATGTATGCCGTCACTTTTTCACAGTGGATGAGGTGAAACAGTATATCGACTATCTGGCCATGTACAAACTGAATACTTTCCATTGGCATTTAACAGATGACCAGGGATGGAGAATTGAAATAAAAAAATATCCAAAGCTTACTCAGATTGGATCAAAACGTAAAGAATCCATGATTGGAGCTTATGTTGATAATACTTTTGACGGAAAGCCATACGGACCTTATTTTTATACCCAGGAACAAATAAAAGAGGTGGTAAAATATGCTCAGGACAGACATATCATAGTAGTTCCGGAAATCGAAATGCCGGGCCATGCTTTGGCTGCTTTATCCGCATATCCTGAATTGGCCTGTACAAAAGGGCCTTTTGAAGCCGCTACGAAATGGGGTGTTTTTGATGATGTTTTCTGTCCGAAGGATGAAACATTTACGTTCCTGGAGAACGTTTTGGACGAGGTGATGAAGCTATTCCCATCCAAATACATTCACATCGGCGGTGACGAATGCCCGAAGACGAGATGGAAAGAATGTGCACACTGTCAGGAATTAATTAAGAAAAATAACTTAAAAGATGAGCATGGCTTACAAAGCTATTTCATTCATAGAATTGAAAAATATGTCAACAGCAAAGGACGAAAAATCATTGGCTGGGACGAAATTTTAGAAGGAGGATTGGCACCCAATGCTGCTGTAATGAGCTGGACTGGTGTAAACGGAGGTATTGAAGCTGCAAAATCAAAGCACTTTGCTGTAATGACGCCCGGAGCATATTGTTATTTCGACCATTATCAGGGAGATCCGCAGTCAGAGCCAAATGCTTTTGGAGGTTTTACTCCTTTAGACAAAGTATATTCTTATAATCCTATTCCTTCCGAACTGAATGCAGAACAGGCAAAATATATCATGGGAGTTCAGGCCAATTTATGGACAGAATATATTTTAGACTTTAAACAGGTGCAATATATGATCTTTCCAAGATTAATGGCACTTTCTGAAGTAGGCTGGGGAACATCGGACCCCAAAAATTATAAAGAATTTGAAAACAGGGTAATCAACCAGTTTAAAGTTCTGGATAAGATGAAGGTGAACTATGCAAAGAGTATTTATAATATCACCGGAAAAGTAATTCCTTCAAATAACGGAATTGCTTATGAACTGTCAACTTCACAAAACTCAAGTGGGATCAGGTACACGTTGGACGGAACAGATCCTTCCATCAATTCTAAAACCTATCAGAATGCTGTACAGATTCCTAATTCTTTAACGATAAAATCTGCTTATTTTGAAGACGGCCAGTTGAAAAGCGCTGTTTCTACTCAACAATTTACCATTTCAAAGACCACAGGGAAAAGTATAAGTCTTGAACAGCAGCCCAGTGAGAATTATTCTTTCGGAGGCGCTTTTACTTTAGTTGACGGTATTATTGGAAATGTAAAACAGTTGGGTAAAACATGGCTTGGTTTTCAGGGGAAAGATGTGGTGGCAACTATAGATTTTGGACAGAAAACAGCTTTTTCAGAAGTTTATTTCAATACTCTTGAAAATAAAGGAAGCTGGATTCACCTTGCCAGATCTGCAAAAATTTTCGTTTCTGATGACGGTAAGAATTTTAAAATGATCAAGGAAATTGCTGCTGCAGAGATCCAAAATGCCAAAGGAAAAATCAAATTGAACGTAGGAACACAAAATGCAAAATTCCTGAAGGTAAGTATTGAAAATGCAGGAATCATTCCGGCAGGAAACCCAGGAGCAGATTCAAAAGCATGGTTGTTTGTTGATGAAATTGGTGTAAATTAG
- a CDS encoding Crp/Fnr family transcriptional regulator has product MQDDTVLSSEFSSSPDLVEKLYQYGTTKSYHEGDIILDENASIRSIPIVMKGMLKVIRTEEDGREILLYYIKAGESCIMSFLGGMHNEKSIVRAEIEEDAEILFLPVDKVSLFIKEHPEWLDYIFRLYHKRFEELLDIINAIAFKKVDERLLNLLQKKSELIHSETINTTHEQLANELGTARVVVSRLLKQLEEEGRLKLGRNKITLLKTLNS; this is encoded by the coding sequence ATGCAGGACGATACCGTACTTTCTTCCGAATTTTCATCATCACCGGATCTGGTAGAAAAGCTGTATCAATATGGTACAACCAAAAGCTATCATGAAGGAGATATTATATTAGATGAAAATGCTTCCATCCGTTCCATTCCTATTGTGATGAAAGGAATGCTGAAAGTCATCAGGACAGAAGAAGACGGACGTGAAATTTTACTGTACTACATCAAAGCGGGAGAAAGCTGTATCATGTCTTTTCTTGGCGGGATGCACAATGAAAAAAGCATTGTAAGGGCCGAGATTGAGGAAGATGCGGAAATCCTTTTTCTGCCTGTAGACAAAGTGTCTTTATTCATCAAAGAACACCCGGAATGGTTAGACTATATCTTCAGATTGTATCATAAAAGATTTGAAGAACTATTGGATATCATCAATGCCATTGCTTTCAAAAAAGTAGATGAAAGACTGTTGAATCTGCTGCAGAAAAAATCAGAACTTATCCATTCTGAAACCATTAACACAACTCATGAGCAGCTTGCGAATGAGCTGGGAACCGCAAGAGTAGTAGTTTCCAGACTCCTAAAACAGCTTGAAGAAGAAGGAAGACTGAAATTAGGCAGAAACAAAATCACCCTTTTAAAAACCCTCAATTCATAA
- a CDS encoding sulfite exporter TauE/SafE family protein, which produces MEIIGYAAAVLIGISLGLIGGGGSILTVPVLVYLFGLDAFLATEYSLFIVGVNSLVGSMSYFKKGLVNFKMAMIFGIPSVISIFLTRIYLLPFIPEEVLRVQNFIITRDIFLLLFFAGLMILASYKMIKSNVSEKLPERTLDKNNALLAAGQGSVVGVLTGLVGAGGGFMIIPALVNLLKIPMKIAIGTSLVIISFNSLIGFFSSVNQVKIEWKLLISITTIAIAGIVIGSQLSKKIDGKKLKPAFGWFILIMGIYIMSKEIFF; this is translated from the coding sequence ATGGAAATTATAGGATATGCAGCAGCAGTTTTAATCGGGATCTCTCTCGGTCTGATCGGAGGTGGAGGAAGTATTCTCACCGTTCCCGTTTTGGTTTATCTCTTTGGTCTCGATGCCTTTCTGGCAACGGAATATTCCCTTTTTATAGTGGGAGTAAACAGTTTGGTGGGGTCAATGTCGTATTTTAAAAAAGGGTTGGTCAATTTTAAAATGGCAATGATATTTGGAATTCCTTCTGTGATTTCCATTTTTCTGACCAGAATATATCTTCTTCCTTTTATTCCGGAAGAGGTGCTCAGAGTGCAAAACTTTATCATTACCAGAGATATTTTTTTATTATTGTTTTTTGCAGGTCTGATGATTCTGGCTTCTTATAAAATGATAAAAAGTAATGTTTCAGAAAAACTTCCAGAAAGGACTTTGGATAAGAATAATGCTTTGCTGGCAGCTGGGCAGGGTTCTGTTGTAGGCGTTCTGACCGGATTGGTAGGAGCAGGAGGTGGTTTTATGATCATTCCTGCGTTAGTCAACCTTTTGAAAATTCCAATGAAGATTGCGATAGGAACTTCTTTGGTCATTATTTCCTTCAATTCTTTGATAGGCTTCTTCTCTTCTGTAAATCAAGTAAAAATAGAATGGAAACTATTGATCTCTATTACAACAATTGCCATTGCAGGAATTGTAATAGGTTCACAGTTATCAAAAAAGATAGACGGTAAAAAACTGAAACCGGCATTCGGATGGTTTATCCTTATCATGGGCATTTATATTATGTCTAAAGAAATATTCTTTTAA
- a CDS encoding MBL fold metallo-hydrolase translates to MKIEQIYTGCLAQGAYYITSAGEAVIIDPLRETQPYINRLQEDGVQLKYIFETHFHADFVSGHLDLSHKTGAPIVYGPSANPEFKAIIAEDHQIFEIGDIKIKVLHTPGHTLESSCYLLMDENGVEKALFSGDTLFLGDVGRPDLAQKGANMTQEELAGLLYDSLYHKILPLHDDITVYPAHGAGSACGKNMQKETIDTLGNQKRTNYALNQKDRQSFIKEVTDGLLPPSAYFAMNVMMNKKGYNSFDEVLSQGLHALAPEKFEEIAEFSGALILDVRNNREFAKGFIPQSVNIGLDGDFAPWVGALIADVNQPILLVTEKGTEEEAVTRLSRVGFDHILGFLEGGFKAWEMSGKETDFINRISAEQFETEIKGNEEKIIDIRKESEYNAEHIHEAYSMPLAYINEWINELRAEEHFYMHCGSGYRSTMAASILQARGYRDFTEIEGGFKAIASTTSIPKSDFVCQTKILNKLD, encoded by the coding sequence ATGAAAATAGAACAGATTTATACAGGATGTCTTGCGCAGGGAGCTTACTATATTACTTCAGCTGGGGAAGCAGTAATTATTGATCCTTTAAGAGAAACACAGCCTTATATCAACAGATTGCAGGAAGATGGAGTACAGTTGAAATATATTTTTGAGACTCATTTTCATGCAGATTTCGTAAGCGGGCATCTTGATTTAAGCCATAAAACCGGAGCTCCGATTGTGTATGGACCGAGCGCAAATCCTGAGTTTAAGGCCATCATTGCAGAAGATCATCAGATATTTGAAATAGGAGATATTAAAATTAAAGTCCTTCATACACCTGGACACACTCTTGAGAGCTCATGTTATCTCTTGATGGACGAAAATGGCGTTGAAAAAGCACTTTTCAGCGGTGATACCTTATTCCTTGGAGATGTAGGCCGTCCGGATCTGGCACAGAAAGGAGCGAATATGACTCAGGAAGAACTGGCAGGACTTTTATATGACAGTTTGTATCATAAAATTTTGCCTTTACATGATGATATTACTGTATATCCTGCCCACGGGGCCGGTTCTGCCTGTGGTAAAAATATGCAGAAAGAAACGATAGATACATTGGGAAACCAGAAAAGAACCAATTATGCTTTGAATCAAAAAGACAGACAAAGTTTTATAAAAGAAGTAACAGATGGACTTTTACCTCCTTCTGCTTATTTTGCAATGAATGTTATGATGAATAAAAAAGGATACAACAGTTTTGATGAAGTTCTTTCTCAGGGATTGCATGCTCTTGCTCCGGAAAAGTTTGAGGAAATTGCTGAATTTTCAGGAGCTTTAATTTTAGATGTAAGAAACAATCGTGAATTTGCAAAAGGTTTTATCCCACAGTCGGTAAATATAGGACTGGATGGTGATTTTGCCCCTTGGGTAGGAGCTTTAATTGCTGATGTAAACCAACCTATTCTTCTGGTAACGGAAAAAGGAACTGAAGAAGAAGCGGTAACAAGATTAAGCAGAGTGGGATTTGATCATATTTTAGGATTTTTGGAAGGTGGATTTAAAGCTTGGGAAATGAGTGGAAAAGAAACAGACTTTATCAACCGAATTTCTGCAGAACAGTTTGAAACCGAAATAAAAGGTAATGAAGAAAAAATCATTGATATAAGAAAAGAGAGTGAATACAATGCAGAACATATTCATGAAGCCTACAGCATGCCTTTAGCGTATATTAATGAATGGATTAATGAATTACGGGCGGAAGAACATTTTTATATGCATTGTGGAAGCGGATACAGAAGTACAATGGCCGCAAGCATCCTTCAGGCAAGAGGATATAGGGATTTTACAGAAATTGAAGGAGGTTTTAAAGCTATTGCATCCACTACAAGTATTCCTAAAAGTGATTTTGTGTGTCAGACTAAAATTTTAAATAAATTAGATTAA